From Endozoicomonas sp. 8E, the proteins below share one genomic window:
- the oppC gene encoding oligopeptide ABC transporter permease OppC — protein sequence MKTGTVNNMVKKESHKAVENFSEQLANERLEIEGRSLWADARRRFLSNKAAVASMIVLAAVTLLIIFGPAASQFTYEEIDWANMAAPPSMETGHFFGTDHLGRDLFVRTLEGGRISFMVGALGALVAVIIGTIYGAMAGFLGGRVDNLMMRALEILQSFPFMFLVILMITFFGRSILLIFIAIGAVSWLDMARIVRGQTLSLKSKEFVEAAIISGANSSQIIFRHLIPNLLGIVVVYASLLVPGMILFESFLSFLGLGVQEPMTSWGALVNEGAISMEVAIWQLAFPTAFLVITLFCFNFIGDGLRDALDPKDR from the coding sequence ATGAAAACCGGCACTGTGAATAACATGGTGAAAAAAGAGAGCCACAAGGCTGTGGAAAACTTCTCCGAACAGCTTGCCAACGAGCGGTTGGAGATTGAAGGGCGCAGCCTCTGGGCCGATGCCCGCCGACGCTTTCTGAGTAACAAAGCCGCGGTCGCCAGTATGATTGTTCTGGCAGCCGTCACTTTGCTCATTATCTTTGGCCCTGCGGCCAGTCAGTTCACTTATGAAGAAATTGACTGGGCCAATATGGCTGCACCACCCTCTATGGAAACCGGTCATTTCTTTGGTACCGACCACCTCGGTCGGGACCTTTTCGTACGGACCCTTGAAGGCGGACGAATCTCTTTCATGGTGGGTGCACTGGGGGCTCTGGTGGCCGTTATTATCGGAACCATTTATGGTGCCATGGCGGGCTTCCTGGGTGGCCGTGTTGATAACCTGATGATGCGGGCCCTGGAAATTCTTCAGTCTTTCCCGTTTATGTTCCTGGTTATCCTGATGATCACCTTCTTTGGACGCTCCATACTGCTCATCTTTATTGCCATAGGGGCCGTCTCCTGGCTGGATATGGCGCGTATCGTCAGGGGTCAGACCCTGAGCTTGAAGAGCAAGGAGTTTGTCGAAGCAGCCATCATCAGTGGCGCCAATTCCAGCCAGATTATTTTCCGTCACCTAATTCCTAACCTGCTCGGTATTGTGGTGGTTTACGCCTCCCTGCTGGTGCCCGGAATGATCCTGTTTGAATCCTTCCTGAGCTTCCTGGGACTGGGTGTTCAGGAGCCCATGACCAGCTGGGGCGCACTGGTCAACGAGGGCGCCATCTCTATGGAAGTGGCAATCTGGCAACTGGCCTTCCCGACTGCTTTTCTGGTGATTACCCTGTTCTGTTTCAACTTTATTGGCGACGGGCTCCGTGATGCCCTGGACCCGAAGGATCGTTGA
- the oppB gene encoding oligopeptide ABC transporter permease OppB produces MFIFILKRIGVAIPTLFILVLLSFLLMQMAPGSPFTGDFNMPPEILANLEAKYHLDKPLWQQFAYYLKDLLQGDLGPSFKYKDYTVNELVAQSFPVSLTIGSLAFLFTVIVGVGLGTLAALKQNSWIDYTIMTFSMVGVVLPSFVIAPLMVLIFSISLKWLPAGGWNDGSWQNMILPVAAMGILYVAAIARIMRSSMIETLNSNFIRTARAKGLPKHHIILKHALKPSLLPVVSYLGPAFVGIITGSVVIETVFGLPGMGQHFVNGALNRDYSLVLGLTIIIGSLTILFTAIVDILYGLIDPKIRVGG; encoded by the coding sequence ATGTTTATATTTATTCTGAAACGCATCGGCGTTGCGATTCCGACACTGTTCATTCTCGTTCTTTTGTCGTTCCTTCTGATGCAGATGGCTCCGGGCAGCCCTTTCACGGGCGATTTCAATATGCCACCGGAGATCCTGGCCAACCTTGAAGCCAAGTACCACCTCGACAAGCCGCTCTGGCAACAATTTGCCTATTACCTGAAAGACCTTCTGCAGGGCGACCTGGGACCGTCTTTCAAGTACAAGGATTACACTGTTAACGAACTGGTGGCCCAGAGCTTTCCGGTTTCCCTGACCATTGGCTCACTGGCGTTTTTATTCACCGTTATTGTGGGGGTTGGACTGGGAACTCTGGCAGCCCTGAAGCAAAATTCCTGGATCGACTACACCATTATGACGTTCTCCATGGTGGGCGTCGTACTTCCTTCTTTTGTGATTGCGCCACTGATGGTACTGATCTTCTCCATCAGCCTGAAGTGGTTGCCTGCGGGTGGCTGGAACGATGGTAGCTGGCAGAACATGATTCTTCCTGTCGCCGCCATGGGTATTCTTTATGTAGCGGCAATAGCCCGAATCATGCGTTCCAGCATGATTGAAACCCTGAACAGCAACTTTATTCGTACTGCCAGGGCCAAGGGTTTGCCAAAGCATCACATTATTCTCAAACATGCCCTGAAACCCTCATTGCTGCCTGTTGTTTCTTATCTGGGTCCGGCTTTCGTCGGCATTATCACTGGCTCAGTGGTGATTGAAACCGTGTTTGGCCTGCCGGGCATGGGCCAGCACTTTGTCAACGGAGCACTGAATCGGGATTACTCGCTGGTATTGGGACTGACGATCATCATTGGTTCACTGACCATCCTGTTCACCGCTATCGTCGATATTCTCTATGGGCTGATCGATCCAAAAATCAGGGTGGGGGGTTAA
- the oppF gene encoding murein tripeptide/oligopeptide ABC transporter ATP binding protein OppF, whose product MSLQPAIKSPQQAIESPQPILKVRDVKVHFPIHKAKNWPWEKSPVLKAVDGVSFDLFEGETLGVVGESGCGKSTLARSIIGLVKATEGEILWQDGNIAGLPEKAMKNIRKDIQMIFQDPLASLNPRMTVGDIIAEPLRNYYPDLSKDEILSRVREMMARVGLLPNVINRYPHEFSGGQCQRIGIARALILKPKLVICDEPVSALDVSIQAQVVNLLKELQQQMGLSLIFIAHDLSVVKHISDRVLVMYLGNEVETAKAEPMYDAPRHPYTKALLSAVPIPDPKMEKEKEIELLEGDLPSPINPPSGCVFRTRCPIAEASCAEHRPRLMDVGNQHFAACPKA is encoded by the coding sequence ATGAGCCTTCAGCCAGCTATAAAAAGCCCTCAGCAAGCTATAGAGAGCCCTCAGCCTATTTTGAAAGTGCGGGATGTTAAGGTTCATTTCCCGATTCATAAAGCCAAAAACTGGCCCTGGGAGAAATCCCCGGTCCTCAAAGCCGTTGATGGTGTCAGTTTTGATCTCTTCGAAGGAGAAACCCTGGGCGTCGTAGGTGAGTCCGGTTGCGGCAAATCAACACTGGCTCGCTCGATCATTGGTCTGGTGAAGGCTACGGAGGGTGAAATTCTCTGGCAGGACGGCAATATTGCCGGGCTACCGGAAAAAGCCATGAAAAATATCCGTAAGGATATCCAGATGATTTTTCAGGACCCTCTGGCATCACTGAACCCGAGAATGACCGTAGGCGATATCATTGCCGAGCCTCTTCGAAACTATTATCCGGATCTCTCGAAAGATGAGATTCTTTCCCGGGTTCGTGAAATGATGGCCAGGGTGGGCCTGCTGCCCAATGTTATTAACCGCTATCCCCATGAGTTCTCTGGTGGTCAGTGTCAGCGTATTGGTATTGCCCGGGCACTGATTCTCAAGCCGAAACTGGTGATCTGTGATGAGCCGGTGAGTGCTTTGGACGTGTCCATCCAGGCTCAGGTGGTTAACCTGCTGAAAGAGCTTCAGCAACAGATGGGGCTGTCACTGATCTTTATTGCCCACGACCTGAGCGTAGTCAAGCACATCAGTGACCGCGTACTGGTGATGTACCTGGGTAATGAGGTAGAGACCGCCAAGGCCGAGCCGATGTACGATGCCCCCCGTCATCCTTACACCAAAGCGTTGTTATCGGCGGTGCCTATCCCTGATCCGAAAATGGAAAAAGAGAAGGAGATTGAACTGCTGGAAGGCGACCTGCCATCACCTATCAACCCACCCAGCGGCTGTGTCTTCAGAACCCGCTGCCCGATAGCAGAAGCCAGCTGCGCCGAGCATCGTCCAAGATTGATGGATGTAGGCAACCAGCATTTTGCGGCCTGTCCCAAGGCCTGA
- a CDS encoding YhgN family NAAT transporter: MEIYSTAILLFLIMDPLGNMPIFISVLKAVPPRRRVKILMREMLIALLILVIFLFVGDAMLQVLHLRQEAVSIAGAIILFIIAIKMIFPPSRGGGIMGDTPDGEPFIVPLAIPLIAGPSILATLILLGNQHPGEQAKLVTALLIAWAASAAILMCSNQFMRVLGNRGVFAIERLMGMILVMLSVQMFMDGIAKYLG, from the coding sequence ATGGAAATCTACTCCACAGCCATATTGCTGTTCCTGATTATGGATCCGCTCGGCAATATGCCAATCTTTATCTCTGTTCTAAAAGCTGTGCCCCCCAGGCGTCGGGTCAAAATTCTGATGCGGGAAATGCTGATCGCCCTGTTGATTCTGGTGATTTTCCTGTTTGTCGGTGATGCCATGCTGCAGGTACTGCACCTCAGGCAGGAAGCGGTCAGTATTGCAGGGGCGATTATCCTCTTTATTATCGCCATCAAGATGATTTTCCCTCCCAGCCGAGGTGGTGGCATCATGGGTGACACCCCCGATGGCGAGCCTTTCATCGTACCTCTGGCCATCCCTTTGATTGCCGGTCCTTCCATACTGGCCACCCTGATTCTGCTGGGTAATCAGCACCCGGGAGAACAGGCCAAACTGGTGACGGCACTACTGATCGCCTGGGCTGCATCCGCAGCCATCCTGATGTGCTCTAATCAATTTATGAGAGTCCTGGGCAACCGAGGTGTATTCGCTATTGAGCGATTGATGGGGATGATTCTGGTGATGCTTTCTGTGCAAATGTTTATGGATGGTATTGCCAAATATCTGGGATGA
- a CDS encoding DUF4160 domain-containing protein, which yields MTVFKKNGYRFFFFSREEERPHVHVVSADGESKSWLEPEIEIAKNYYHSSKQIREIEKLIKEKHYAIINAWNMHFRN from the coding sequence TTGACTGTATTCAAGAAGAATGGGTATCGTTTTTTCTTCTTCTCCAGGGAAGAGGAAAGACCTCATGTTCATGTTGTATCTGCAGACGGTGAGTCCAAATCCTGGTTGGAACCCGAGATAGAAATTGCAAAAAACTATTATCATTCATCCAAACAAATTCGAGAGATTGAGAAACTGATCAAGGAGAAGCACTATGCCATCATCAACGCATGGAATATGCACTTCCGGAACTGA
- a CDS encoding ABC transporter ATP-binding protein, with the protein MQLLDVDNLRVRFTTPDGDVTAVNNMTFSLNAGETLGLVGESGSGKSQTAFALMGLLAKNGIIEGSAKFEGQNILGLSETELNRIRAQKISMIFQDPMTSLNPYMKVGPQLMEVLQLHEGISKKEAFEESVKMLDAVKIPEARKRMNMYPHEFSGGMRQRVMIAMALLCRPKLLIADEPTTALDVTVQAQIMELLNELKTEFNTAIIMITHDLGVVAGICDKVLVMYAGRTMEYGTTNEVFYDPRHPYSRGLLGAIPRLDTEGETLPTIPGNPPNLLSLPQGCPFQERCPHVIPRCQQEAPPLESFGEGRQKACFWTPDNPVNTSGRGVAA; encoded by the coding sequence ATGCAACTATTAGATGTCGATAACCTGCGGGTTCGATTTACGACACCCGACGGGGATGTCACAGCCGTAAACAATATGACCTTTTCTCTGAACGCTGGCGAAACACTGGGTCTGGTAGGAGAGTCCGGGTCAGGTAAAAGTCAGACCGCTTTTGCCCTCATGGGACTGCTGGCCAAAAACGGCATTATTGAGGGTTCTGCCAAATTTGAGGGCCAGAACATTCTCGGTCTGAGTGAAACAGAGCTGAACCGTATTCGTGCCCAAAAGATCTCCATGATCTTCCAGGACCCCATGACCTCACTGAATCCCTACATGAAAGTAGGGCCTCAATTAATGGAAGTTTTACAACTTCACGAAGGCATAAGCAAAAAAGAAGCCTTTGAAGAATCCGTAAAGATGCTGGATGCGGTAAAAATTCCTGAGGCTCGCAAGCGAATGAATATGTATCCCCATGAATTTTCAGGCGGCATGCGTCAGCGGGTTATGATTGCCATGGCGTTGCTGTGTCGTCCCAAACTGTTGATTGCTGACGAACCGACCACCGCACTGGACGTCACCGTTCAGGCCCAGATCATGGAGCTGTTGAATGAGCTGAAGACCGAGTTTAACACCGCCATCATTATGATCACTCACGACCTGGGGGTTGTGGCCGGCATCTGTGACAAGGTACTGGTGATGTACGCCGGTCGTACCATGGAATATGGCACCACCAACGAGGTCTTCTATGATCCTCGTCATCCTTACTCCCGAGGCCTGCTGGGTGCGATTCCACGACTGGATACAGAGGGTGAAACTCTGCCCACTATTCCGGGCAATCCTCCGAACCTGTTGAGCCTTCCACAGGGCTGTCCTTTCCAGGAGCGTTGCCCCCACGTCATACCACGTTGCCAGCAGGAAGCGCCGCCACTGGAGAGCTTTGGCGAAGGTCGTCAAAAAGCCTGTTTCTGGACACCCGACAACCCCGTAAATACTTCCGGCAGGGGGGTGGCAGCATGA
- a CDS encoding ABC transporter substrate-binding protein, translating to MKKPLKALTLAGIPALTLTASLMAVTSANAAVVPAGTQLAQAQELVRGNGSEPASIDPQKVEGVPGSNITKDLFEGLVTQDAEGNTIPGQAESWTVSKDNKVFTFKIRDNAKWSNGDPVTAGDFVFAFQRAVDPETASRYAWFMEIPTIVNASAIVKGEKPADSLGVKAIDDKTFQVTLEQPVPYFIKMLAHQTTFPVPQKVVEKLGDSWTRPGNMVSNGAYKLADWRVNEKIVLERNNNYWNNNETVINKVTYLPLQNTPELNRYKAGEMDMTYVIPIEHFKSLKKQAPSEVKVTPYLGTYYYSFNTERKPFDDARVRKALSYAIDRDAITQYVKGQGEKSAYTFTPDTISGFVPPTTEYSKMAQAERNAEAKRLMTEAGYGPNKPLELEILYNTDEAHKKIAIAISQMWKPLGVKTTLVNQEWKTFLDSRNDGKFEVARGGWIGDYNEASTMLDLNTSTHGQNDSRFVNEMYDKLMAESRVVTSDEERSHLYTEAEKVLADEMPVAPIYQYVTSRLVKPYVGGYPMSNVEDNVYTRDLYIKKH from the coding sequence ATGAAGAAGCCACTCAAGGCTCTGACACTTGCCGGTATTCCGGCTTTGACTCTGACCGCCAGCCTCATGGCCGTCACCAGCGCCAACGCCGCTGTCGTTCCAGCAGGCACACAGTTGGCACAGGCCCAGGAACTGGTCCGCGGTAACGGCTCAGAACCTGCTTCTATCGATCCTCAGAAAGTAGAAGGTGTTCCAGGCTCTAACATCACCAAAGATCTGTTTGAAGGTCTGGTAACTCAGGATGCTGAAGGCAACACTATCCCGGGACAGGCTGAAAGCTGGACTGTTTCCAAAGACAATAAAGTATTTACATTTAAAATTCGTGACAACGCTAAATGGTCCAATGGTGACCCGGTAACAGCGGGCGATTTTGTCTTTGCTTTCCAGCGCGCGGTTGATCCTGAAACAGCCTCCCGTTATGCCTGGTTCATGGAAATCCCAACCATCGTTAACGCTTCTGCTATTGTCAAAGGCGAGAAGCCAGCAGACAGTCTGGGCGTTAAAGCTATTGACGACAAAACCTTTCAGGTCACTCTGGAACAGCCTGTTCCTTACTTCATCAAAATGTTGGCTCACCAGACCACTTTCCCTGTTCCCCAGAAAGTTGTTGAAAAGCTGGGAGACAGCTGGACCCGCCCGGGCAACATGGTATCCAACGGTGCATACAAACTGGCTGACTGGCGTGTAAACGAAAAAATCGTTCTGGAGCGTAACAATAACTACTGGAACAATAATGAAACCGTTATCAACAAGGTGACATACCTGCCTCTCCAGAACACTCCAGAGCTGAACCGCTACAAGGCCGGCGAAATGGACATGACTTACGTGATTCCTATTGAACACTTCAAGTCCCTGAAAAAGCAGGCACCCAGTGAAGTGAAGGTAACTCCATACCTGGGTACCTACTACTACAGCTTTAACACGGAACGTAAGCCTTTTGACGATGCCCGTGTTCGTAAGGCTCTGTCCTACGCCATCGATCGTGATGCGATCACCCAATACGTGAAAGGTCAGGGTGAGAAGTCTGCTTACACCTTCACCCCTGATACCATCAGCGGCTTTGTACCACCAACCACTGAATACAGCAAAATGGCCCAGGCAGAGCGTAATGCAGAAGCCAAACGCCTGATGACTGAAGCTGGATACGGTCCAAACAAGCCGCTGGAACTGGAAATCCTGTACAACACTGACGAAGCTCACAAAAAAATCGCTATCGCCATTTCTCAGATGTGGAAGCCACTGGGTGTGAAAACAACATTGGTTAATCAGGAGTGGAAAACATTCCTCGACTCCCGAAACGACGGCAAGTTCGAAGTAGCCCGTGGCGGCTGGATCGGCGACTACAATGAAGCCTCTACCATGCTGGATCTGAATACCTCCACCCACGGTCAGAATGACTCCAGGTTTGTTAACGAGATGTATGACAAGCTGATGGCGGAATCCAGAGTTGTGACCAGCGACGAAGAGCGCTCCCATCTCTACACTGAAGCCGAGAAAGTTCTGGCTGATGAGATGCCTGTCGCTCCTATCTACCAATACGTAACCAGCCGACTGGTTAAGCCATACGTCGGTGGTTACCCAATGAGCAATGTTGAGGACAACGTTTACACCAGAGATTTGTATATCAAGAAGCATTAA
- a CDS encoding DUF2442 domain-containing protein, producing the protein MPSSTHGICTSGTEVTNISSHGIWLLTSGKELFMSYEDFPWFKDQPVSAIINVEELRKGHFYWPDIDVDLTEAMIESPDRFPLKAQTKSKQRSQTP; encoded by the coding sequence ATGCCATCATCAACGCATGGAATATGCACTTCCGGAACTGAAGTGACAAATATCTCATCTCATGGCATCTGGCTATTGACCAGTGGCAAAGAGCTGTTCATGTCTTACGAAGATTTTCCATGGTTTAAGGACCAGCCAGTAAGTGCAATCATCAACGTTGAAGAACTCAGAAAAGGTCACTTCTATTGGCCAGATATTGATGTTGATCTTACTGAAGCAATGATTGAATCTCCTGACCGTTTTCCTCTTAAAGCCCAGACAAAGAGCAAGCAAAGAAGCCAAACACCATGA
- a CDS encoding AAA family ATPase: MSYITRAVERHLQECLTDTPVVVITGPRQSGKTTLSKHLLEMCELKEKGSYLTLDDENILSIARDDPIGLLRQQSRPVIIDEFQRAPELIRTIKLLVDEDRRPGSFILTGSVDLMTLPTLADSLAGRVEFG; the protein is encoded by the coding sequence ATGTCCTATATCACCAGAGCTGTTGAACGTCATCTTCAGGAATGCCTGACTGATACACCCGTAGTGGTGATAACCGGTCCAAGGCAGTCTGGAAAGACTACTCTGAGCAAGCATCTTCTGGAAATGTGCGAGTTAAAGGAAAAGGGTAGTTATCTAACTTTGGATGATGAAAATATTCTCTCCATTGCCCGTGATGATCCTATTGGCTTGCTGCGTCAACAATCACGCCCGGTCATTATTGATGAGTTTCAGAGGGCCCCTGAACTGATTCGTACTATCAAATTGTTAGTGGATGAAGATCGTCGGCCTGGTTCTTTTATTCTGACTGGTTCTGTTGATCTTATGACGCTGCCCACACTGGCAGATTCTCTGGCTGGGCGAGTTGAGTTCGGATGA
- a CDS encoding DUF4143 domain-containing protein: protein MSSDEMVQLLKLLACISSDALNYASLGKALQMDIKSVQKYVSALENLYLVKRVPGWHRNELKRSVKQAKIHFVDTGLLCALRGISEDLLQADKNLMDPMMETWVCSELLKAIAVSDEDCQLFHYRDKNKRELDFILSGHNGRATGIEVKAGLTIKKEMFAAQEMLIKTGCIQRGVIVYYGDRVLSFSDQLMALPVSCLFCSAGL, encoded by the coding sequence TTGAGTTCGGATGAAATGGTCCAACTACTGAAGCTGTTAGCTTGTATTTCATCAGATGCTCTGAACTATGCCAGTCTTGGAAAGGCTTTGCAGATGGATATTAAATCGGTACAGAAGTACGTTTCGGCATTGGAAAATCTTTATCTGGTGAAGCGAGTTCCCGGCTGGCATCGTAATGAGCTGAAACGAAGTGTCAAGCAGGCCAAAATCCATTTTGTGGACACTGGACTGCTTTGTGCCCTAAGAGGTATCAGTGAAGATTTGCTTCAGGCTGATAAAAATCTGATGGACCCAATGATGGAAACCTGGGTTTGCTCAGAATTGCTGAAAGCCATCGCTGTCAGTGATGAGGACTGTCAACTGTTTCATTACCGTGACAAAAACAAACGAGAGTTGGATTTTATTTTGTCCGGACATAACGGACGAGCGACAGGTATTGAAGTGAAAGCAGGCTTAACGATCAAGAAGGAAATGTTTGCGGCTCAGGAAATGCTGATAAAAACAGGATGTATTCAACGGGGTGTTATTGTCTATTACGGAGACAGGGTACTGTCCTTCTCGGATCAGCTAATGGCTTTGCCGGTCAGTTGTCTGTTTTGCTCTGCAGGTTTATGA
- a CDS encoding gamma carbonic anhydrase family protein, whose protein sequence is MTSQSIRTFRGHTPTLGDRVFIDETALVLGDVEIGEDSSVWPMAVIRGDMHRIRIGSRTSIQDGSVLHITHASAFNPDGYPLIIGDEVTVGHKVTLHGCKIHNRCLIGIGAVVMDGVVVEEEVIVAAGSLVPPGKRLESGFVYKGNPAQKARPISEKEKALFSYGADNYVKLKNEYLGL, encoded by the coding sequence ATGACAAGCCAATCCATCAGAACCTTCAGAGGTCATACTCCAACACTGGGTGACCGGGTATTTATTGACGAAACCGCTCTGGTCCTGGGCGACGTAGAAATTGGTGAAGACAGCTCCGTCTGGCCCATGGCGGTGATACGCGGAGATATGCATCGCATCCGCATAGGCTCAAGAACCAGTATTCAGGACGGTTCGGTGTTGCATATCACCCATGCCAGCGCGTTTAACCCTGATGGTTATCCGTTGATTATTGGTGATGAAGTGACGGTCGGTCACAAGGTCACCCTGCATGGCTGTAAGATCCACAATCGTTGCCTGATTGGCATTGGAGCCGTGGTGATGGATGGCGTAGTGGTCGAAGAGGAAGTGATTGTCGCAGCGGGCAGCCTGGTGCCACCGGGAAAGCGACTGGAAAGCGGGTTTGTTTACAAAGGCAATCCAGCCCAGAAGGCTCGCCCAATCAGTGAAAAAGAGAAGGCCCTCTTCTCTTACGGTGCTGACAACTATGTGAAGTTGAAAAACGAATACTTAGGCCTTTGA
- the speE gene encoding polyamine aminopropyltransferase, which yields MLKDNTYLETLYDGYGQSFSVDEMLFEQKTEHQHLVIFNNKMFGRMMALDGVIQTTEKDEFIYHEMMTHVPILTHGSARRVLIIGGGDGGILREVLKHKSIEHVTMVEIDGAVVDMCKKWLPDHSAGAYEDPRAHLVIDDGINFVSDCEKTPDGSFDVIISDCTDPIGPGEVLFSSEFYAGCKRLLKEGGIFVAQNGVCFMQLDEVETTSRRLGHYMEDCYFYSAAVPTYVGGTMTFAWGSDNPEARHVSLATVTERFEACGVETRYYTPAIHKAAFALPGYVEKAIQKVND from the coding sequence ATGCTAAAAGACAATACATACCTCGAAACCCTCTATGATGGCTACGGCCAGAGCTTTTCCGTCGATGAGATGTTGTTCGAACAAAAAACCGAACACCAGCATCTGGTCATATTCAACAATAAGATGTTTGGTCGCATGATGGCACTGGACGGTGTTATCCAGACCACAGAAAAAGATGAGTTTATCTATCACGAAATGATGACTCATGTACCGATCCTGACTCATGGTAGCGCCCGACGTGTTCTGATCATTGGTGGTGGTGACGGTGGTATCCTGCGTGAAGTGCTGAAGCACAAAAGCATTGAACACGTCACTATGGTTGAGATTGATGGCGCAGTGGTCGATATGTGTAAAAAATGGCTGCCTGATCACTCCGCTGGCGCTTACGAAGATCCACGGGCCCACCTGGTGATTGACGACGGCATCAACTTTGTCAGTGACTGTGAAAAAACACCTGACGGCAGCTTTGACGTCATCATTTCTGACTGTACAGACCCCATCGGTCCCGGTGAAGTGCTGTTCTCTTCAGAGTTTTATGCTGGCTGCAAACGTCTGCTAAAAGAAGGTGGCATCTTTGTCGCTCAGAACGGCGTCTGCTTTATGCAACTGGATGAAGTAGAGACTACCAGCCGTCGTCTGGGTCATTATATGGAAGACTGCTACTTCTACAGTGCTGCTGTACCCACTTATGTAGGTGGTACCATGACCTTTGCCTGGGGCTCCGACAATCCCGAAGCCCGTCACGTTTCTCTGGCAACGGTGACTGAACGTTTTGAAGCCTGCGGTGTCGAAACACGTTATTACACTCCCGCTATCCACAAGGCAGCTTTTGCTCTGCCCGGATACGTAGAAAAGGCGATACAGAAGGTCAATGACTAA